One region of Arvicola amphibius chromosome 3, mArvAmp1.2, whole genome shotgun sequence genomic DNA includes:
- the Ccrl2 gene encoding C-C chemokine receptor-like 2 isoform X1, producing the protein MSLERKISSSLPQHHHRFSCFISSPEQGQPEMDNYTVAPEDDYDVFIPDDPDCCVTEKPLTPELVSAQQVLRFCCAVFAVGLLDNALAAFMLVRYKGLKNVGNIYLLNLAAANLCFLLPLPFWAHAAALGENPGNGTCRVFVGLHSTGLYSETLFNILLLVQGYKVFSQGRLSSTLTSVPGSVVTSILAWVIAIALSLPESVLYRPQREREKSKCAFGKPHFLPIEEPFWKHFLTLKMNILVLGFPLLVFIFCCWHMRKTQTIRERQNDLRKLAPIIMGVFFWMWAPYSVALFLFEFREYSSLQDENNYHLDASIAVTQLIATAHCCVNPLICLLLDKAFTSYLCSLFPRCNDAPFQRHGDSQRATPRSGHDQAIELYHSVPQRQDT; encoded by the exons ATGTCCCTGGAGAGGAAAATATCAAGCAGCCTGCCCCAACACCACCACCGTTTCAGCTGTTTCATTTCAAGCCCTGAGCAAG GGCAGCCCGAGATGGATAATTACACGGTGGCCCCAGAGGATGACTATGATGTCTTCATACCGGATGACCCAGACTGCTGTGTGACagagaaacccctcacccccgaGCTTGTCTCTGCCCAGCAGGTACTACGGTTCTGCTGCGCTGTGTTTGCAGTGGGTCTCCTGGACAACGCCTTGGCTGCATTTATGCTGGTGCgatacaaaggactcaagaatGTGGGGAACATCTACCTTCTAAACCTGGCAGCTGCAAATTTGTGTTTCCTGCTTCCCCTGCCATTCTGGGCACACGCTGCTGCCCTTGGGGAAAACCCTGGCAATGGGACTTGTAGAGTCTTTGTTGGCCTCCACTCCACGGGCTTATACAGCGAGACGCTTTTCAACATCCTTCTCCTCGTGCAAGGGTACAAGGTGTTTTCCCAGGGGAGGCTGTCCTCCACCCTCACATCAGTGCCTGGTAGTGTTGTTACAAGTATCCTGGCATGGGTCATAGCTATTGCGCTCTCTTTGCCGGAATCTGTGCTCTATCGGcctcagagggaaagagagaaatccAAGTGTGCCTTTGGCAAACCCCACTTTTTGCCAATTGAAGAGCCATTCTGGAAGCATTTTCTGACTTTAAAGATGAACATTTTGGTTCTTGGTTTTCCTCTGTTGGTGTTTATATTCTGCTGCTGGCACATGAGGAAAACGCAGACCATCAGGGAGAGGCAGAACGATCTTCGAAAGCTTGCACCCATCATAATGGGTGTGTTCTTTTGGATGTGGGCACCGTACAGTGTTGCGCTTTTCCTGTTCGAGTTCCGGGAATACTCATCCCTGCAGGATGAGAACAACTACCACCTGGACGCAAGCATTGCGGTCACACAGCTCATCGCCACCGCCCACTGCTGTGTTAACCCTCTCATTTGCTTGCTTCTAGACAAGGCCTTCacgagctatctctgcagcctgtTCCCGCGGTGCAATGATGCCCCGTTTCAAAGGCACGGGGACTCTCAGCGAGCTACGCCAAGGAGTGGTCATGACCAGGCAATTGAACTCTACCATAGTGTGCCTCAGAGGCAGGATACATAA
- the Ccrl2 gene encoding C-C chemokine receptor-like 2 isoform X2 produces the protein MDNYTVAPEDDYDVFIPDDPDCCVTEKPLTPELVSAQQVLRFCCAVFAVGLLDNALAAFMLVRYKGLKNVGNIYLLNLAAANLCFLLPLPFWAHAAALGENPGNGTCRVFVGLHSTGLYSETLFNILLLVQGYKVFSQGRLSSTLTSVPGSVVTSILAWVIAIALSLPESVLYRPQREREKSKCAFGKPHFLPIEEPFWKHFLTLKMNILVLGFPLLVFIFCCWHMRKTQTIRERQNDLRKLAPIIMGVFFWMWAPYSVALFLFEFREYSSLQDENNYHLDASIAVTQLIATAHCCVNPLICLLLDKAFTSYLCSLFPRCNDAPFQRHGDSQRATPRSGHDQAIELYHSVPQRQDT, from the coding sequence ATGGATAATTACACGGTGGCCCCAGAGGATGACTATGATGTCTTCATACCGGATGACCCAGACTGCTGTGTGACagagaaacccctcacccccgaGCTTGTCTCTGCCCAGCAGGTACTACGGTTCTGCTGCGCTGTGTTTGCAGTGGGTCTCCTGGACAACGCCTTGGCTGCATTTATGCTGGTGCgatacaaaggactcaagaatGTGGGGAACATCTACCTTCTAAACCTGGCAGCTGCAAATTTGTGTTTCCTGCTTCCCCTGCCATTCTGGGCACACGCTGCTGCCCTTGGGGAAAACCCTGGCAATGGGACTTGTAGAGTCTTTGTTGGCCTCCACTCCACGGGCTTATACAGCGAGACGCTTTTCAACATCCTTCTCCTCGTGCAAGGGTACAAGGTGTTTTCCCAGGGGAGGCTGTCCTCCACCCTCACATCAGTGCCTGGTAGTGTTGTTACAAGTATCCTGGCATGGGTCATAGCTATTGCGCTCTCTTTGCCGGAATCTGTGCTCTATCGGcctcagagggaaagagagaaatccAAGTGTGCCTTTGGCAAACCCCACTTTTTGCCAATTGAAGAGCCATTCTGGAAGCATTTTCTGACTTTAAAGATGAACATTTTGGTTCTTGGTTTTCCTCTGTTGGTGTTTATATTCTGCTGCTGGCACATGAGGAAAACGCAGACCATCAGGGAGAGGCAGAACGATCTTCGAAAGCTTGCACCCATCATAATGGGTGTGTTCTTTTGGATGTGGGCACCGTACAGTGTTGCGCTTTTCCTGTTCGAGTTCCGGGAATACTCATCCCTGCAGGATGAGAACAACTACCACCTGGACGCAAGCATTGCGGTCACACAGCTCATCGCCACCGCCCACTGCTGTGTTAACCCTCTCATTTGCTTGCTTCTAGACAAGGCCTTCacgagctatctctgcagcctgtTCCCGCGGTGCAATGATGCCCCGTTTCAAAGGCACGGGGACTCTCAGCGAGCTACGCCAAGGAGTGGTCATGACCAGGCAATTGAACTCTACCATAGTGTGCCTCAGAGGCAGGATACATAA